In one Pseudomonas purpurea genomic region, the following are encoded:
- the ampC gene encoding class C beta-lactamase: MHENNRVTRATLSACALLLVAANCVAADQAEDRLKHIVDAAIQPLMQEQDIPGMAVAITLDGKPHYFNYGVASKLSGQAVTDDTLFEIGSVSKTFTTTLAAYAQATGKLSLSEQASHYLPALRGSAFDHVSVLNLGTYTAGGLPLQFPSKADDPHHMIGYFKQWKPTYAAGTHRLYSNPSLGLFGYLAAQSLGKPFDDLMENMLFPKLGLTHSYLKVPRDQMSLYAQGYTKDNTPVRVDPGALDSEAYGVKSSAADLVRYIEANIKPTTLDEPLQRAIALTHTGYYTTGGMTQGLGWEFYPYPVALDRLLAGNASHMALEPQKVTWLTPPQPQPENVLFNKTGSTGGFGAYLAFVPTRNMGIVLLANKNYPIPARIKVAHDILSALDARNGTGQQE, encoded by the coding sequence ATGCACGAAAACAACAGAGTCACACGAGCAACCCTCAGCGCCTGCGCACTGCTGCTCGTCGCGGCCAACTGCGTCGCCGCCGACCAAGCCGAGGACCGTCTCAAGCACATCGTGGACGCGGCCATCCAGCCGCTCATGCAGGAACAGGATATTCCCGGCATGGCTGTGGCGATCACTCTGGATGGGAAACCCCATTACTTTAACTACGGCGTCGCCTCAAAACTCAGCGGGCAAGCGGTCACCGACGACACCCTGTTCGAGATCGGTTCGGTCAGCAAAACCTTCACCACAACACTGGCCGCTTACGCCCAGGCAACCGGCAAGCTCTCGCTGTCGGAGCAGGCAAGCCACTACCTGCCGGCATTGCGCGGCAGCGCGTTCGACCATGTCAGCGTGCTCAACCTGGGCACCTACACCGCCGGTGGCTTGCCGTTGCAGTTCCCGAGCAAGGCGGATGATCCGCACCACATGATCGGCTATTTCAAACAGTGGAAACCGACTTACGCCGCCGGCACACACCGTCTCTATTCTAACCCCAGCCTTGGCCTGTTTGGCTATCTGGCCGCCCAGAGCCTGGGGAAACCGTTCGACGACCTGATGGAAAACATGCTGTTCCCCAAACTGGGCCTCACACACAGCTACCTCAAGGTTCCACGGGACCAAATGAGCCTTTACGCCCAGGGCTACACAAAGGACAACACACCCGTGCGGGTAGATCCGGGCGCCCTGGACTCAGAGGCGTACGGCGTCAAATCCAGCGCCGCCGACCTGGTTCGCTACATCGAGGCGAACATCAAGCCGACCACTCTGGATGAGCCATTACAGCGCGCGATTGCCTTGACCCATACCGGCTACTACACGACGGGCGGCATGACCCAGGGCCTGGGATGGGAGTTCTACCCTTACCCGGTCGCGCTCGACCGATTGTTGGCAGGCAATGCGTCTCATATGGCGCTCGAGCCCCAAAAGGTCACGTGGCTCACGCCGCCACAGCCCCAACCGGAAAACGTACTGTTTAATAAAACCGGGTCCACGGGTGGGTTTGGTGCTTACCTGGCCTTCGTTCCAACCCGGAACATGGGGATCGTGCTGCTGGCCAACAAAAACTACCCGATCCCCGCCCGAATCAAAGTCGCCCACGACATCCTCTCGGCACTCGATGCTCGCAATGGTACCGGCCAGCAGGAGTAA
- a CDS encoding methyl-accepting chemotaxis protein, whose amino-acid sequence MLLRTMNISRRAGLAFALIALLAIGLGGFSLVEMRRMNEQSLEVDKNWLPSIVAANGVALTSTQIRTLTLRLLVVRNRNDVQDLLARINQLDERLETQQKVYEKLINLPEEQAAYERFVGAKVRYLKDQQQVLDLMSQGRKDEAVAIVDAGPFLTNADAMLKDLLIIIDANTQGGEAAAAQSNQVFQSAVSLVLVILGIVVALTIGLALLLTRSIVRPLSQAVTVAETIASGDLCHEIVATGNDEPARLLHALQRMQASLRGTLQKIADSSNQLASSAEELHAVTEHSSQSLHQQSNELEQAATAVNQMTAAVEEVARNAVSTCEASRATDETAHHGRQQVQHTVDSIGLLAEDVTHTCQQVEHLAGDVRNIGQVLEVIRSIAEQTNLLALNAAIEAARAGDAGRGFAVVADEVRALAHRTQQSTQEIETMIGTIEHGTEGAVSAMRNSNQRAHATLDAARASGQALDQITRAITAINERNLVIASASEEQAQVAREVDRNLINIRDLSTQTSAGAHQSNAASQDLSRLAVELNGLVMQFKV is encoded by the coding sequence ATGCTTTTAAGAACGATGAACATTTCCCGACGTGCTGGCCTGGCCTTTGCCTTGATCGCCTTGCTGGCGATTGGCCTGGGCGGGTTCTCCCTGGTGGAAATGCGTCGTATGAACGAGCAATCGCTGGAGGTCGACAAAAACTGGCTGCCTTCGATTGTCGCGGCTAACGGCGTTGCCCTCACCAGCACCCAAATCCGCACCCTCACCCTGCGCCTGCTGGTGGTGCGCAACCGCAACGATGTCCAGGATTTGCTCGCACGCATCAACCAACTCGACGAACGACTGGAGACCCAGCAAAAGGTCTACGAGAAGCTGATCAACCTGCCAGAAGAACAAGCGGCCTATGAGCGGTTTGTCGGTGCCAAGGTGCGCTATCTCAAGGATCAGCAGCAGGTCCTCGACTTGATGAGTCAAGGACGCAAGGACGAGGCCGTGGCCATTGTCGACGCGGGCCCCTTCCTGACCAATGCCGATGCGATGCTCAAGGATCTGCTGATCATCATCGACGCCAATACCCAGGGCGGTGAAGCCGCTGCCGCGCAAAGTAATCAGGTTTTCCAGAGCGCCGTCAGCCTGGTGCTGGTGATCCTGGGTATCGTGGTGGCGCTGACCATCGGCCTGGCCTTGCTGCTGACCCGCAGCATCGTGCGCCCCCTGAGCCAGGCTGTGACGGTGGCCGAAACCATCGCCAGCGGCGACCTGTGCCATGAGATCGTCGCAACCGGCAACGACGAGCCGGCGCGTCTGCTGCACGCCCTGCAACGTATGCAGGCCAGCCTGCGCGGCACCCTGCAAAAGATCGCCGATTCCTCCAATCAACTCGCCTCGTCCGCCGAGGAGTTGCACGCGGTGACCGAACACTCCAGCCAGAGCCTGCATCAGCAGAGTAACGAACTGGAACAGGCCGCCACTGCGGTCAACCAGATGACCGCTGCCGTGGAAGAGGTCGCGCGTAACGCCGTCAGCACCTGCGAAGCCTCGCGGGCGACCGACGAGACCGCCCATCACGGCCGGCAGCAGGTGCAGCACACTGTCGATTCCATTGGTTTGTTGGCCGAGGATGTCACCCACACCTGTCAGCAGGTCGAACACCTGGCTGGCGATGTGCGCAATATCGGCCAGGTACTGGAAGTGATCCGTTCGATCGCCGAGCAGACCAACCTGCTGGCCCTCAACGCCGCCATCGAAGCCGCCCGTGCCGGCGATGCCGGGCGCGGGTTTGCCGTGGTGGCTGATGAGGTGCGTGCCCTGGCCCACCGCACCCAGCAGTCGACCCAGGAAATTGAAACGATGATCGGCACCATCGAGCACGGCACCGAAGGCGCCGTGAGTGCCATGCGCAACAGCAACCAACGCGCCCATGCGACGCTCGACGCCGCTCGCGCCTCGGGTCAGGCCCTGGATCAGATCACCCGGGCCATCACCGCAATCAACGAACGCAATCTGGTGATCGCCAGCGCCAGCGAA
- a CDS encoding DUF1289 domain-containing protein: protein MAKDIENPCIAVCQLSADLCVSCGRTKDDIRKWKKMKRPEKMAAVQRASVRMKGLQKKKG, encoded by the coding sequence ATGGCCAAGGACATTGAGAACCCGTGCATTGCCGTGTGCCAACTGAGCGCAGATCTGTGCGTGAGTTGTGGGCGCACCAAGGACGACATCCGCAAGTGGAAGAAGATGAAGCGCCCGGAAAAGATGGCGGCAGTGCAGCGGGCGAGTGTGCGGATGAAAGGGTTACAGAAGAAAAAGGGGTGA
- a CDS encoding Imm15 family immunity protein — translation MRLTDLYNKVISQEPYNDMNVFFSDYESFEEIPLISRYRRLDFLKQEMNEDNIPDFLISFSVFLLNSIKVLSTTTEKNKTFFAITFTNFELLDESGLIIPNIFIYPNSATENFLDEIQNKHSKNTSRELEKVKRHFSRCTMETIFNFYESRFHDPACGEDLVRIFAIQKSMTELNK, via the coding sequence ATGAGACTGACAGACCTATACAATAAAGTAATCAGCCAAGAACCCTACAATGACATGAATGTGTTTTTCTCAGACTATGAAAGCTTTGAAGAAATACCACTCATCTCAAGATACCGGCGATTAGATTTTTTAAAGCAGGAAATGAACGAAGATAACATTCCTGATTTTTTAATCAGCTTCTCTGTTTTCCTTTTGAACTCAATCAAGGTCTTATCCACGACAACAGAAAAAAACAAAACATTCTTCGCCATAACCTTTACAAATTTTGAGCTTTTAGATGAGAGCGGCCTCATCATACCCAACATCTTTATTTACCCCAATTCAGCCACAGAAAATTTCCTCGATGAAATACAAAACAAACACAGCAAGAATACATCTCGAGAATTAGAAAAAGTCAAGAGGCACTTCTCCAGATGCACGATGGAAACCATCTTCAACTTCTATGAAAGTAGATTTCATGACCCTGCCTGCGGTGAAGATCTTGTAAGGATTTTTGCTATCCAAAAGTCGATGACCGAGCTCAACAAGTAA
- a CDS encoding LysR family transcriptional regulator: MIRPHLPLNALRAFEASARHLSFTRAAVELCVTQAAVSHQVKGLESQLNVTLFKRLPRGLMLTSEGEILLPVLVESFDRIAQALERFEGGHSREVLTVGAVGTFAVGWLLPRLADFQARHPLIDLRLSTNNNRVDVAAEGLDYAIRFGAGAWHGIEATRLLDAPLSVLCVPRIAQQLHAPADVLKQTLLRSYRSDEWPEWFQAAGLASNNLAPRSIVFDSSLAMMEAALQGAGVALVPAMMFCRQLESGAVEQPFDIGIITGSYWLTRLQSRAETSAMTAFKRWLEGAVQPRNV, translated from the coding sequence ATGATTCGACCTCATCTGCCGCTGAATGCCTTGCGCGCCTTTGAGGCTTCTGCGCGCCATTTGAGTTTTACCCGGGCGGCGGTTGAACTGTGTGTCACGCAGGCCGCCGTAAGCCATCAGGTGAAAGGGCTCGAGAGCCAGTTGAACGTGACGCTGTTCAAGCGCTTGCCGCGAGGTTTGATGCTGACCAGTGAAGGCGAAATTTTGCTGCCGGTGCTGGTCGAATCTTTTGACCGGATAGCGCAGGCGCTGGAGCGCTTCGAGGGTGGGCACTCTCGGGAAGTGCTCACCGTGGGTGCCGTGGGGACGTTCGCGGTGGGCTGGCTGTTGCCGCGCCTGGCAGATTTTCAGGCCAGGCATCCCTTGATTGATCTGCGGCTCTCGACGAACAACAACCGCGTGGATGTGGCCGCCGAAGGGCTCGACTACGCGATCCGGTTTGGTGCGGGAGCATGGCACGGCATTGAGGCGACTCGCCTGCTGGACGCGCCGCTGTCAGTCCTGTGTGTCCCACGGATTGCGCAGCAACTGCACGCACCGGCCGACGTGTTGAAGCAAACGCTGCTGCGTTCCTACCGATCTGACGAATGGCCCGAGTGGTTTCAGGCTGCCGGCCTTGCAAGTAATAACCTGGCCCCCCGCAGCATCGTCTTCGATTCCTCGCTGGCCATGATGGAAGCCGCGCTTCAAGGCGCAGGCGTAGCCCTGGTGCCTGCAATGATGTTCTGTCGGCAATTGGAGAGTGGCGCCGTTGAGCAGCCTTTCGACATCGGCATCATCACCGGAAGCTACTGGCTGACGCGTCTGCAATCACGGGCCGAAACTTCAGCCATGACGGCGTTCAAGCGTTGGCTGGAGGGCGCGGTGCAGCCGAGGAACGTCTGA